The window GAAAAACATCTGCCAGCGCCCTCATATCCCCGCCAGCCCGAATTGATGGACCCGCAAAAAGTCCATCAATTATTGTCCCGTCTGCGTGGACGAGCCGCCACCCACATCTTATAATAACATTGTAGGCCCCATATTCAGAAGTCTGCCGGGGAGCCCCAACCGACTTCTGAATGTAGTTCATCGAACCATGCTAGAATGAATTCATGAAAAATCAAGGGAGGAAAATATATGAATACAGCAGCTGCCCTTTTCTTTCTCGCCCTGGTGACCGTTCCAGTCATGGTATTTGCCGATAACCCCCTGGAAAAAGATATCTTCAAGACCTCGGGCGGCGACCTGGGGATCACCTTTATCGGTCACGGTACACTGATGATGACCTTTGCCGGCAGGGTGATCCACGTGGACCCTTACAGCAAGCTCACCGATTACAACCGTCTGCCCGATGCCGACCTGATCCTCATCACCCACGGACATGGGGACCACCTGGACATGAAGGCCATTGAGGCGATCCGGACAAAAACCACCGTCATTGTGGCAAACCCTGCCGCCGCGGAATCGCTGAGCGGTGCCCGGGTCATGGAGAACGGCCAGAAGCTGACGGTCCTGGACCTTCCCATCGAGGCGGTCCCGGCCTACAACGTTGTCCACAAGAGGGACAATGACGAACCGTTCCACCCGCCGGGCCGGGACAACGGCTACCTCGTCTCCTTCGGTGACAAGCGGGTGTACATCGCCGGAGACACGGAGAACATCGACGACATGAGGAGCCTGGGCCCAGTCGACATCGCCTTCCTGCCAGTCAACCTTCCCTACACCATGACCCCGGAGATGTTCGCCGACGCGGCAAGAATGGTCCGCCCGAAGATCCTGTACCCCTACCATTACGGCGACACCGACATGAAAAAGCTGTTGCAGCTCCTGGCCGACGAAAGTGACATCGAAGTCAGGGTACGGTCGATGAAATAGGGCGCAGGGCGGAAGGGCGGTCCAAAGCCCAAAGCCCAAAGTCCAAAGGGGAAGGGCAGAACGCAGAACGCAGAAAAGCAAACTTTGCAAGCCGGCAGATGTCAAAATACCTTCAATTTCCGGCAGACAGCTGGACCACTGGAGATAAACATGAAAGTAGAACAGGTCGAAGATCTTTCTCTACACCCTC is drawn from bacterium and contains these coding sequences:
- a CDS encoding MBL fold metallo-hydrolase → MNTAAALFFLALVTVPVMVFADNPLEKDIFKTSGGDLGITFIGHGTLMMTFAGRVIHVDPYSKLTDYNRLPDADLILITHGHGDHLDMKAIEAIRTKTTVIVANPAAAESLSGARVMENGQKLTVLDLPIEAVPAYNVVHKRDNDEPFHPPGRDNGYLVSFGDKRVYIAGDTENIDDMRSLGPVDIAFLPVNLPYTMTPEMFADAARMVRPKILYPYHYGDTDMKKLLQLLADESDIEVRVRSMK